The Apium graveolens cultivar Ventura chromosome 3, ASM990537v1, whole genome shotgun sequence sequence CACCACAAAATTCCTAAATTCAAAACAAGTCAAATTCCGTACTTGTAAATTGTTTAGCTGAACACATTTGATTTGAAACTGTATATATTGTACCTTTTCATTTTGCTGTCATGTTGCCATGTTGAATACAGCAAGTTCTCGTGTTTTCGTATACGTAACTCCGAGATAGGATTGAAGATGAGAGTTCGGTATTTTGTGAATGGCGTTTGGTTCGTGACGGGGAAACTGTGAACGATTGATTGTGTGATGGACATATCAgatgttaaagagtataagattcTTTATGATCAAGTATAGTATGGAGAAGAAGGTTTGAACTAATTTGGTTGCTAGGAATTAAGAAATGTGCATGGAGGCAAAcgtatatatataaaaatgagtctACTAAATGGTGGAGGAGTTGTTAAAATGTGCTAATTAAGAAATTGCAGAAGTTTCGTCGTCAATGATCGTTCTCCAAATAAAGGGTAATGTCCCATTTATATTCGTACACGCCATTCGGTTAGAAGATTCTAATAGTTGGATAAGTTATATCGTTGATCTCCGTTGTGATGTTCGAAGAAAGTTGATTAAGAGAAATCTCGTGGTAATTTGATTTTACTAATTTTTGTTCTATTAACTTTTAATTTCACCCATTTTGAATCGTcttatttaattttataactcctatatgatatataattttatatttatttttgattctTATATAAGTTATAATTCTATATATACATACTTTTTACCGATTTTTTAATTTCAATTCTTATATACCTTATATTTATATTGCTTTTTATAGATAGGAATTTtgtcttaattattttaattgactTTGTTTAATCAACGAATAACTCAATTATTATCTCTAATTAAATGTACGCCAAAATAGCTTTTAATATGATGTTCATGACAAGTTTAATAGAATAATTGCATCGGTTTTTCAAAtacaaaaatattaaaaactaaaaataataatattttttttataagaGATAACTCTTTTTGGTGTTACTTTAATTTTTTTACTttttggttcatcaatttttttttatcgtagttaATCCGCAGCCGCTACACTTCGGGTGCgtactgggtaaaccctacgggctcacacaatagcctgcaaatcacgtgaaccaaggtaaaccgcaaacgacatgctctgactcagaaggtataatcataaattctcctctcGTGGTATTCGAActtgtgaccaagaggatagttttcctctctttaaccatTCACCCCTTTTTGAATCTCATTATAACTCTAAATGTAATGtactattttttataatttattatttcctatatgatatataattatgccttatatttatattatttttatagaTTGGAATCTTAccttaattactttaattaattACTTTAATTACCTTTGTTTAATATTAACTGTAATTAATAACTCAATTATTATCTCAAATTAAATTTACACCAAAATATCTTTAATAGGATGATCGACAATCTTAGTGGAATAGTTAAATCGATTTTCCAAATACAAAATATTAAAAACTAAAGAATTTAATTAacttttttctttaattttaataaaataaacagaatCCTATTTACATTGTAATTCATAGATTCACGCCTATAATAGTTATGTTTGTTCGGAGGAACTACTTCGTTAGGAATACATAATAAAGTTTAGTTTGATATTCTATAAAATTTGAGTTAATGAAAATTACCTataatttcaaaataaaattggtcattacaataataatatttttttaataatctattataatcataatttaaattttattttaaaaaaaatatttttagcaTTGATATTTAGATCTCGACTGTGCTTCGCACGGGTTATCAACTAGTACTACTAAAAAATACGAACAAAGTCTTGGCCTCGTGGGCCTCGTAACTAAATTACAGTTGTACACTTCAATATGGTTAAAACTCGATTAAATAATATCTGATAAAGTAATAATTACTCTTAACTAATAAATTTTGTCGATCTCAATTTGAGCCAATGTAAAGTAATATTTTCGCTAAAAGTGTAAGAtaatacaaaaattaaaatatcattgAATGGTCCAAGTAATATGTAAAGTAATAAttctaaaattataattatatatatatatatatattgataacATATTATTTGTAAAAAGCCCAACTTTCAAACCATTGTCAAGCCCAAGTCCAGAactgttgggcttgctgagcaggcctaactccacattagtatgatattgtccgttTTGGGCCGAGCCTgcacgggtttgtttttgggcacctcccaaaatgcctcatactaattggagttatctggttgcttatattctagcaaactgcccctcccacaaacgatgtgggacaactcctaacaatctcccccttcacacatcggacCCGACACCTGTCGATTCTACCTCCTGATTGTGTGATCTGGCTCCCCCTTGACCCATACTGGAAGTCCATCTGCctatctgctccccctaggcccaAATTGGAAGATCCACGTGCCTTTTActtgagcccattctggggcaagcccatctgcctcttcctaggtccattctggagcccacgtgagattgttatggaccgtctcaacctgaagctctgataccacttgttgggcttgctgagcaagcctaactccacattagtatgatattgtccgctctgGGCCGAGCCTTCACGGTTTTggttttgggcacctcccaaaaggcctcatgCTAATTGGAGTTtgtctggctgcttatattctagcaaactgcccatcccacaaacgatgtgggacaactcctaacaatctaCCCCTTtacacatcgggcccgacacctgtcgattctgcctccttcagtgtgaccaggctccccctcgacccatactaaaagtccatctggctatctgctcccctaggcccatactggaaggcccgtctgccttttccttgagcACATTCTGGGGTAAGCCAatctgcctcttcctaggtcacttctggagcccacgtgagattgttatggaccgtcacaaccatagctctgatatcacttgttgggcttgctgagcagacctaactccacattagtatgatattgtccgccCTGGGCCGAGCCCTTACGGTTTTggttttgggcacctcccaaaatgcctcatactaattggagttatctggttgcttatattctagcaaactgcccctcacacaaacgatgtgggacaactcctaacaatctccccttcacacatcgggtccgacacctgtcgattctgcctcctGATTGCGTGATCTGGCTCCCCCTTGACCCATACTAGAAGTCCATCTGCctatctgctccccctaggcccaAATTGGAAGATCCACCCGCCTTTTActtgagcccattctggggcaagcccatctgcctcatcctaggtccattctggagcccacgtgagattgttatggaccgtctcaacctgaagctctgataccacttgttgggcttgctgagcaggcctaactccacattagtatgatattgtccgcttttGGCCGAGCCCGCACGagtttgtttttgggcacctcccaaaaggcctcatactaattggagttatctGGTTGCTTATATTCTAgaaaactgcccctcccacaaacgtGTGGAACAACTCCTAACAAGAACAAGGCTTATAAGATCCACATTGCGTACAAGGTCTACACAACGTATAAGGTCCAGATAACAAATAAGGTCCACAAGATGTAGACATGTACGAGCAAGACAAAATGTAAAAGGATAAGACATGGTGCAAGACAAAACGGAAATGGACAATACGTACAGCAAAGCTAATACAAGCACATGATCTAGACATCGGGACAAACACAACTGACACAAGGTCGACATTGACCCTCGACCAAGATTCTAATTTATAGCCTTTGTCCCCCACGTGGATAAAATGTCATGTGCCTTGCACATGACATGTACCTATATAGACCCCACAATTACTTCAGTGGAGATGGTTCACAAATTCATTATATTTCTACTCCACTCAATTTCTGATAAGTTTGTTCTaccttctctctcttttctctctctagAAATACACACATAATCACATACTTATATTATGATCTCTCCTACTGAATACATATTCTCATAACCCCTCGCGAGCATTTCCTTTTCAGGGAGCTTGGAGGTGACAAGGTCGACAATCTCAACAAGATCAAAAGGTTGACAAGATCAACAAGCCCGACAAGTCCAAATACACTTCAACAAAGTCAACAACATCAATAATGCCCACATGGTGAACAAGCCAACAAGTCCATTACACATCTATTCTAACATAACACTAAGGAAGTAGAGCCCGATGGTAGAGCGacttactatatatatatatatagagagagagagagtaaagttctatggagtccaccttttaattGGAGTCATCGAGTCCATCtatgttctgcaaataaaatatcttctaaAACGTGTTATATCTTGCAAAAtatgtttcacaaatatcattacttcaataaaatcatgcaaatctcatatatttacaagtacaatatgtatgttctgcaacatgaacatttatgttctgcaaactaagcatgttttgtggaataatatattttgcaacgTTCTACTAGTAAAATTTATACAAtctgcaagattttcaataaaattgtgatatttgtagaatatcattcgaaaaataatacgttttgcaacaatttaagctatattttaaTTGCATAACATAAATGGACTCCAAGGACTCAAATGAAATAGGGGACTCCATAGAACTAACCCATCATGagttaaaaaatattataaaacatattatttttctaCGAACATCactattttattgaaaattttacatattacatacatatatacatatgttACCATTTAAGGATACATAAGCTCCCAAAGTTGACTCCATACATCCCTTTTTCCTTCGTTTAATTCTTATTTTACTTGACCTATTATTATATACTCCCTCTTCCTTACCATTTCTTTACACTTTTCTTTTTGTGATGTCCATTCCAATTTTTTACATTTCAAATTTTCCAAGagtagtaaagtttttataatataaaaagtaaACGCTTCCACTACTTACCTCCACTATACCACTTTATACATGAAATATTAATTGGTCTCATCACTTTACTCATTTTTTTTAACTTTCTCCCtaattttttatcattttttttaaCCTCTGTATCCAACCCAAATGTAAACAAATGGTTGGGACGGAGGAAGTATTATGATAAATTAAGTCTTTAAAATATTAAGCACATATGCATGTCATGTATTGTACACAAAGATTGTAACGGTttaaatgaatttttgaatgCACATTCAATTTGAGGATTATTttagttatttttttaaaatttataattaaagTAAAAGGAAAAATTATTAAGAGGGCATATTTTTTTTAAGAAAGGGAAATTGTTCGTAAACCTTATATTAATTTTTATCTAAAACTTATTACTTGATTTTATGTACTTTACCAAAACATCAACTTAGATAATTTTTATCATTTGTAATAATATCCTAGCTTGGATGACATTAATTAGTAAATACCAAAACACTTCAATActtaaatatatgtatatttctTATTTGATTACATAAATAATTTTAAGTAATTTAAGTTCTAAAAAAATAGTTTCTCTgtcatttttaatatatataaaatgtatgtaaagaatttaaaaataatttaaaaatatcataaaacaaAAGAACAGTAATACATAAAAATACTAAAGCAGACTAAGTTCGCCCGACTAAATTCGCCCGTGCTTGACACCGGTTATAATCAGAAAATAGCAATTCACTGTAATATTTTACTTTGCTAATAATAAAACCTAATTGCAATACATAATTAACTTGAGATTGAAATAATATTATCTCTTAATCTCTTCTGCAAGTTGCTTTGCGCCGATATACCTTTCGCATTAGAAGATACGacattataaaaaaaaaaaattaaacatcaGCTCTGCAAATGAATCATAATTTGATTTTACAAATctcaatttttatttttaattaatttttctttCCGTTTTTGTCTTTCTTGGCAGCTGAATTGCGTTGTTCTTCTTCAATATAAGCTTCTAACTTATCTTCTGCTTCTTGAACCTGCAATTAATTTTAAATGACCACCAATTAATTAATTGCTACATTCATAATTCTCTCAACtataaataaaacaaataaacAACATCCATAAATCAATCTCAGACCTACAGTATTTATAGTTTAGATAAATTATATAAACATGTGCGTTTGTcaaatatataaattaaaataatgcaTTAATTTCCCACCATGCCCATTAATTTTATGAACGTGCATGGATATGGTCAAATTATTCAATACAGCTCAGATGCAATGCAATACATATGGACTTCAAAAACAGTTTATCTAATACGTGTTTAAGAACACACAATAAATATCATTTTTTTCGAGTGTTGACCATGTTTAACGAcctctaattattaatataatgAACATTTGCATGCATAATAATTTCatcaataaaaatatttaaattcattaAAATTAATACTTATTATATGTTCTGGACACACATTAGAAAGATCCTGAGTAAACGGAATGTGATGCTGATGGCTGTATTTtatgttaaattttaaaaaaaaattgtcaaatttcaaattcataatttttttcgGCTTTTAAGATAATGGCTCATGCTACTTCGTGAACGTAAAAATGACTCGTACtattaaaattgaaataaaatctgatttttttaaaaaaagaaaaattgCGGAAGCCTAAAATTAACTACTAATTTGCAAACTCAAAATATTGACAACTTAATCAGAATTTAATGTAAAATATGTTCACGGCCACGTAATTACCTCTTTAAAAAATGTAAGCACGAGGGCAGCGGATTAAATGGTGGAAAGCAAGCAATTATGGAGCATAAAGCCATAAACAATGTTTAAGTGATGACATGGTTCGTATAAGGGATTTTGTATGGTGTGTCCAATCGTACATAATAGTCACTAACTCCCATATAAATGAACTTTTCTTATTGGTGgttgaataataaatattaatgaCCGCCTGCATTCACATCAATTTCACCAAtaaaaaaactcatttttattgAAGTTAGTGACCAGACACACATTACAAAGACAGTTTATATAATAATGAATTAAATACTGATTAGATTAGTTAAAGAAAATGATGATCAAGGGATGTAGTAGTTAGGTTTTGACCTTATCGATCATATTGTCAAGTTGGTCGGCTTCCTTGGCAACTCTTTCAGCTATATTTTCAATCCGTTCAAGTGCCTTCTTCAGCTTCCCTTCCGGCAAGTCATCTGCTATGTTTTCTGCAAATTTGTCTACCTTCTCCGCCATTTCCTCCACCTCCTCCACTAGGTCTTCCACCGTCTGTACTGCCGATTCTAGTTTTTCTGTAAAATCGATTCATTTCAAAATCAGAGATTAGTTCAGGATCAGTTTTTAGTGATATACGGTAACACACACACTTAGTGACTATTTGGATCACGAGATTTCAACTCAGTTACGGTTTCTGTTTAATTGGACGGGATTCCAACTCAGTTAGCGGGAATAAGAATAAAATCTCAATACAAAAATGTAATAGAACCTCATGAGCCAAACGACCTCTTAATTCATACATATTACCGGTCATGACTTGAATCGGCTTCCAGATCATAATATTTGATATTTATACGTAAACTCACATGTATCATTACTAGAAACTATCACAGAAAATGGAAAGAAGTACAGGAGAAGTTGGCGATTTTGAGCAGAAATTTTGGGAGTTACCAAATATTTTAGAAATCTGAGATCAGTTCCTATGTAAAATTAGGGTTGCACAAATTAATCGTAATTAGCTTAGTAATTAAGTATGAAGCTTCATGTGTCTTACTTGTCCAGGTTAACAAAGCTCCCCACTTGTTAGTCATCAAGGGTATAATAACTGTCACGGCTATCCCCAGCAGCCATTTCTTCCAAGAACCTGGAATTCCTCCCGGAAGTCCACCCGAAGAAGCTGGAGGTTCCGGTGGACCACTACTCGAGCAGACGACAAAATTCCTACAAAAAATGCACAACTTTTCAATAAAAGATTTCACTAGAAAATAGTAAAATTACATGTAACTTTGTTCTGTTTGTGAATTTTCTGAGCACTGCAGCTTGATTCGAGTTGCACTTACCTCTTCACTTTCGTGTCGTGTTGCCATATCGAATAATGGAGTCTCCGATTTGTCGAGCATGAAGATTTATTCCAGTGTTTTGGTATCCGTATTTGGGAGATCGGATTGAAGATTAAAGTCTGCAATCTAGGCAACGGGGTGGTGGTCTTGGTCGAAAAATTGTGGACGAGTGATTGTTTGATAGACATGTCTTGAGATTGTTCGAACTCTAGCTGGATGCTACTAAAGTTAAGAAATGTTGACGAGAGTATTGTATGTGCATAAAATACTAGTTAGATAGACTAGTTGTTGAGTATTGAAATCTGGGTAGTTAGCAAAAAAATCATAAAAGTTTCCGTCAATTATTATCTCCCATGCTGTAGCTGTTTAATTAGAGCCCATAAAACTCATATAAGGCTTTACATAATGTAGGCTTTGAGGAAGTATGTGATCACAAGAAAAAGCCCATAAAACTCATGCAGGGCTTTACAGAATGTAGGCTTTGAGGAAGTAGGAGACTAATGGTGTATTATATTCTCCATATCAAGTCATCATGGTCTCTGTAGTCTCCATTGTCCATTTAGGCCCATGTTTAGTTGGCCGAAAAGAGCCATTATAGAGCACCCACAATGGGAGCCCTGTTCATGCACAGGGATCCGTGAAATGGAACTTTCGAAGCAAATTAGTATCAGAGGATATTAAATAAAAGGGGGCAGGACCTCTGTGGCGGACCTTGCCACTTCCTGACATTGTTGTACGACAagtattattttatatttttttattcttTTGTACACTTAATCTCATATTCATGTACGTATATTTAATAAGAGTTTATTATAATTTAGATTATTTTATTACTCAACCGGGCTTGACAGCGTTGGAGTATAGTGGCAATTTATTTTAGAAAGGACGATAAATACCTACATGACACATAAGAAAAACCGGAAAGGGTACTCCCATTATGGATGCTCTTAGACACAAAAGGAACGAACACCGGGTGATCTACTCTTCAAACCTGAATAAACGTTTACGAATGAGCAAGATGTTGAAGAAATAATATGACCTTGCTTCACCTAAAGTCAGTGACTTGCCATGAGTGTGTGTTCAGCATAAACACAATTGTTTGTGGTTGACAGATTGCGAAACCTGAACTGTTTTGCACATACACTAGCTATGCATAAAACACATACACGTACCAAGATGTCAATGTCCTACCAACATCTGATAAAGAAGTATCACGTTTTTTATATACCAAACACCACCATGAACTTAAACAACAAACATTTTTTACACAAATCTATTCACATTCTTCGCAAACCAATCATGTAATCTCCAAGTCTATATTGGTATGTTTCTAGATTGCGAAGGTGTCACAACCAAAGCTTCATTCCCCTTCTGTCAAAACCAAGAAAATGTGAAAAATTAGAACTCTTTAGACTTTAGCCCCCGTGCACACTCAAATGGCTGTCAAACACCGAAAACTATTTCCATCTTCATCACCAAACAATACGTTTGATGGTTGTTCTGATATCTGTGACCCTATTGTTCCGTACCCTGATTTTGATGTCCTTCCACCACCGCTAGCTCCACCTCCACCACTCGAATCATATTTTATCAGCAACAAGTCTAGCCAACACGTGTCGCCTTATGTGATTATCATAATCAGCTTACTTGCTAGCTTGTTTCTACTTGTAGGCTATTATGTGATCATCGTAAAATATTGCAGGAATTGTAGCAGGTTCAGGAGAAGAAGAACGAGAACAACAGACAGTACTATTGGAGATGGAGATGAGGAGTTTCTTGATGAGATTCATGGCCCGATACTTGATCATCCGATATGGTACATCACCACTGTTGGTTTACAGTCTTCTGTTATTAACTCGATCACGATTTTTAAGTACAAAAAATTTGATAAGTTGATTGAAGGTACGGATTGTTCTGTTTGTTTGACTGAGTTTCAAGATGATGAGACATTAAGATTGTTGCCAAAATGTAACCATGCATTTCATATACCTTGTATTGATACATGGTTAAGGTCACATACAACATGTCCGTTGTGTCGTGCTGGTATTGTGCCTAATAACGATGTAAATATTTCTTCTAATTTAGCTCAAAATgatcaaaattcaagtgtttctgGGAGAAGGGAAGAATCACATTTGGAAAATGTGTCAAATGTTAGTGGAATTATGGATTTTAATCAGGTGAGAAATGAGATTATCGCAAGTAGGGAAGTCGTCGATGATGGTGGAACCGAAAATTGTGAGACTGGTGATCAAAGAAAGGAGATTAAGAGTATCAGAGCAGATATGTTTTCAGATAGGAATAGTACTCCTGAGATAATCGAAAATTCAAGCAATAGTATAAAAACAATGAAGAGGTCGTTTTCAGTGGATTTAAATTCGACTGCAGAAACTTTTCTGATAAATTTCGATGAAAGATCATCATCTGTTGCAGAAGCTCTTCCCGCGAGAATGAAGAGATCAGTTTCTTGCAGTGGCAAATCTTTCTTGTCGAGGCATTTTGGAAGCCAAAGCGCTGTTCTTCCATTGTAAAATTTGAAGATTTTCTTCTCTAATACATCGAGTCCTCGATTGTCAGAGACCAGGACCCTTATATACATTAATAGCGGTTCATTTTGGGGGCTTCAATCCGCAAATGTGTGCCAGTACAATCTGATGTTTGGTGATTAGTAGTTTCAGGAATTTTGAAAATGCAGTGCAGGATAAATAGTGAATGTGTGATCATTGTTGGGCTGTTGTACAAAAATAATTAAGTCCAGCCAATGTTTGTTTGGGAAATCAAATGTGGTCCATATTTTGTTAATTAGTTCCTGAATTTTGATGATTGCTTTCATTGTTTCTGGCTTCATTAGTATCAGGTAAACCTCTGGTTTAAAGCTGTTTGTTTTAAAATGGAAAAATAATTTAGTTGTTTCACTTGTTTGTAGTTGGTATACCTACTAGTCTGCTAAGTGCCAACACTTCCTGTTCCGAGGGCAGCTTAGAGCAACTTCAACCGCCTCTTAGAATCAAATATAAGGAACATGGACAAAAAAATTATTCCAATAGTATGCTAATTATTTCTTAAATCAATAAGATCCACTAAGATCTTCTTCTCATTTCTTATATTTAGCTAACCTCTCTCATtttctaacttttattttataatatatatttgaaataaACACTTTCTCTTTCTTTACTCTATGTAATAATGTTACTTTTTAATGATTAAATATTATATAAGGAATGAATATAGGGAATATTGTTGATGTTGAGAATAGCTATTAATGTCTTAAATTATTAACAtccaatattttatattaaatttaagtAATGAACTAAGAAGCTGTGGGAGATACTCTTAGAACGGCAACTGAACTCCAACTTATAAGGATTAATGGGccattttttcaaaattttaccATTGTTCATTATAACccaaaatttatatcaaaatagTTATAAAATGACGTGGTAACACAACTGGATTccatattattataataataagtAAAGTCATCATTTTCAAAGtgtttgaaaaaaaaattataacaatATTTAAGATATGTAGCATTTTCCTTAACAAAATGAATTATTTTTCAAACTCTTATCATtctcaaaataatattcatttatcattaaacacatccaaattaaatattttaaaaaaaaaattagcaattattaatattaaacctCATTCAAATTTTGAACAACGTTCGACTATAAGAGCGTGATTTTTTTTGCAATTTAAATAAAGTTAGTTACGTCTGAATTGTTCATCACTATTAATATTAAAACTTTGAAAACTTGGGCAACACATCTTTTACAAATTGTTAGATTATGCATTAGAACTTTGAAAATTTTGGATTTTTTCTTGTAGTTACATTGCCTattaaattattcttaaataaaatattattccCTTCGTCTCTAAATAGTTATCACACTTATCATTACAATGCatatttataaaaacaaattCATTTATATCCTCATATATCTAATTTTAATGCTTAACTCTATATTTAATGTAAAAACTCAAAACTCAcctttaaatatattaattaagGGTAAATATGTAAACAAAGTAAAAATTTAAACATTCTTTTTTTTAATCggaaattaaatattttttaatatgtacaattatattttaaatgtaacaactaaaaaataatataggattaatattattttaaaaggGTCCCATTTAATATTTTGTCAAAGCCCTCCAAAAGGCAAGGATCGGGGGCCTGTCTGCTAAATACCTGGTGATTGTGATTGAGCCAGAGGataaaaaaagggaaaaaaaaaG is a genomic window containing:
- the LOC141711346 gene encoding uncharacterized protein LOC141711346, which translates into the protein MSIKQSLVHNFSTKTTTPLPRLQTLIFNPISQIRIPKHWNKSSCSTNRRLHYSIWQHDTKVKRNFVVCSSSGPPEPPASSGGLPGGIPGSWKKWLLGIAVTVIIPLMTNKWGALLTWTKKLESAVQTVEDLVEEVEEMAEKVDKFAENIADDLPEGKLKKALERIENIAERVAKEADQLDNMIDKVQEAEDKLEAYIEEEQRNSAAKKDKNGKKN
- the LOC141711347 gene encoding RING-H2 finger protein ATL54-like; translated protein: MAVKHRKLFPSSSPNNTFDGCSDICDPIVPYPDFDVLPPPLAPPPPLESYFISNKSSQHVSPYVIIIISLLASLFLLVGYYVIIVKYCRNCSRFRRRRTRTTDSTIGDGDEEFLDEIHGPILDHPIWYITTVGLQSSVINSITIFKYKKFDKLIEGTDCSVCLTEFQDDETLRLLPKCNHAFHIPCIDTWLRSHTTCPLCRAGIVPNNDVNISSNLAQNDQNSSVSGRREESHLENVSNVSGIMDFNQVRNEIIASREVVDDGGTENCETGDQRKEIKSIRADMFSDRNSTPEIIENSSNSIKTMKRSFSVDLNSTAETFLINFDERSSSVAEALPARMKRSVSCSGKSFLSRHFGSQSAVLPL